Within the Medicago truncatula cultivar Jemalong A17 chromosome 4, MtrunA17r5.0-ANR, whole genome shotgun sequence genome, the region GACTATTTTGGGGTTATAACTAATGTAGGCAACCAAATGCTTTTGTCAAAGTGAAACACAGGAAGTTGAACTAACTTAAAATTGCAAAAGCTCTTATAGTTCTCCAAACAACTCTCCTTCAAATCTCTCTCACTCTATATAAGACCATCCACTACCCCTTTCCTTCTCATCAAATCCAAAAGCAAATTCTCTCTATACAAATACAGTCCTTAGCTCCTACAATTCATCAAGTTATCAATGGCCTCAACCAAATCCTTCATTGCAACTTTACTTCTTGTTGTCACAATGTCAAGCATGAGCCTAGAAGCTCGCCATCTTTTGCAAACTACCACACAACCAAATTTACCAGCCATTCCCACTTTACCAAAACCAACAACATTACCACCTTTACCTTCAATTCCAAATATGCCTCAAGGAAATCTTCCTCCATTGCCTACTATCCCTTCTATGCCTAAACTCACTATGCCACCACTTCCAAGTCTTCCTACAAATATTCCAACAATTCCATCTCTCAACATTCCACCATTGCCAGCAGTCACTTCACTTCCAAACCTTCCTTCAATCCCAACCACTTTCCCCTCCCCACCACCTTCAACCTCTAGCCCTTAAACACTTCTTTCCAAGTTGCATTATGTGATCAGCTAAATACATGCAATAGACATTGCATCATTTCTTGATTGTGTGTGATGAAATTGTACGAGGTTATGATGATTGTTGTATCTTTGTTTTATTGTACGGAGTAAAAagcctttgtatttttttcttttctacttACCAGTTTGGTACTATTGCTTGtacttttgaatttaatttattgatGTTGAATACACATACACATTTATATacaattatgatgaattctttcTTGTTTATGACCACTATATCTCATAAAGGATAGACTAAACTTAATAATTTGCGGTCCAATAACAAACAGATTCGCCTATGTTAGCCAATTTATATAGTGAACTGTTCTCTTTccatttgtttttgttcattCACCTcgaacatgagttaactcaagtTGAAAAATAcacctacgtgagttaactcacgttgaaaatgcacatgtgtgagttaacttacgctCGGTTATTTTGATGGGAACGAGCAAAAACAGATAGGAGAAGGGCGATAACCATTTATATAAGgcactttctttttctc harbors:
- the LOC11410821 gene encoding protein PELPK1; its protein translation is MASTKSFIATLLLVVTMSSMSLEARHLLQTTTQPNLPAIPTLPKPTTLPPLPSIPNMPQGNLPPLPTIPSMPKLTMPPLPSLPTNIPTIPSLNIPPLPAVTSLPNLPSIPTTFPSPPPSTSSP